A genomic region of Bernardetia sp. ABR2-2B contains the following coding sequences:
- the rpmB gene encoding 50S ribosomal protein L28, translating to MARVCDITGKRTQTGNNVSHANNKTKRCFYPNLQKKRFYIAEEDRFVTLKVSTSAIRTISKNGILPTMRKAVAKGHLHKSFLKPAQEA from the coding sequence ATGGCACGAGTGTGTGACATCACTGGCAAAAGAACGCAAACAGGAAACAATGTTTCTCATGCGAATAACAAAACAAAACGTTGTTTTTATCCAAACTTGCAGAAAAAACGTTTTTATATTGCTGAAGAAGATCGTTTCGTTACTTTGAAAGTTTCGACTTCTGCAATCCGTACTATCAGTAAAAACGGAATCCTTCCTACAATGCGTAAAGCAGTAGCGAAAGGACACTTGCACAAAAGTTTTTTAAAACCTGCTCAAGAAGCATAG
- the rpmG gene encoding 50S ribosomal protein L33: MAKKGNRVQVILECMEHKTSGVPGTSRYITTKNRKNVTERLELKKYNPILKKHTMHREIK, translated from the coding sequence ATGGCTAAGAAAGGCAACCGAGTACAAGTGATTTTGGAATGTATGGAACACAAAACATCTGGCGTTCCAGGTACTTCTCGTTATATCACTACAAAAAATCGTAAAAATGTAACAGAGCGTTTGGAATTGAAAAAATACAATCCAATCCTTAAAAAACATACGATGCACAGAGAGATTAAGTAA
- a CDS encoding DUF4295 domain-containing protein, whose protein sequence is MAKKVVATLKKEGGQKWAKVIRTIRSEKTGAYTFKEEIVPEQMVQEVMNRKS, encoded by the coding sequence ATGGCTAAGAAAGTAGTAGCAACCCTCAAAAAAGAAGGTGGTCAGAAATGGGCAAAAGTAATCCGTACAATACGTTCGGAAAAAACTGGAGCTTATACATTTAAGGAAGAAATTGTTCCAGAACAAATGGTACAAGAAGTAATGAATCGCAAAAGCTAA
- the ftsY gene encoding signal recognition particle-docking protein FtsY: MSIFKKFFTKEQKQTLDKGLEKSKTNFFDKIGKAIAGKSKVDDDILDELENILVASDVGVDTTVKIINRIEKRVAEDKYTTTSELDRILREEIAALLAENNSSDVENYDLPSTVKPYVLLVVGVNGVGKTTTIGKLAAKYKASGKKVLLGAADTFRAAAVDQLIEWGRRVDVPVISKGMNVHPATVAYETVEEGIRQGADIVIIDTAGRLQTKVNLMNELTKVHKVIKKHIPDAPHEVMLVLDGSTGQNAFMQAKEFTKATEVSSLAITKLDGTAKGGVVIGISDQFKIPVKYIGVGEKVEDLQIFNKKEFVESFFTRG; this comes from the coding sequence ATGTCTATTTTCAAGAAATTTTTTACTAAAGAACAAAAACAAACGCTAGACAAAGGTCTTGAAAAATCAAAAACTAATTTTTTTGATAAAATTGGAAAAGCTATTGCAGGAAAGTCAAAAGTCGATGACGATATTTTAGACGAACTTGAGAATATCTTAGTTGCCTCTGATGTAGGTGTTGATACAACAGTTAAAATCATTAATCGTATCGAAAAACGTGTTGCAGAAGATAAATATACTACCACTTCAGAGCTTGATAGAATATTAAGAGAAGAAATAGCTGCTCTTTTGGCTGAAAATAACTCTTCTGATGTAGAAAATTATGACCTTCCAAGCACTGTAAAGCCATATGTTCTGTTAGTAGTGGGAGTGAATGGTGTAGGAAAAACGACAACTATTGGAAAACTAGCTGCCAAATATAAGGCTTCCGGTAAAAAAGTATTATTAGGAGCTGCCGATACATTTCGTGCTGCTGCCGTCGACCAACTTATCGAATGGGGGCGTAGAGTAGATGTTCCTGTGATTTCAAAAGGAATGAATGTTCACCCTGCAACTGTCGCTTATGAAACTGTAGAAGAAGGAATTAGACAAGGTGCAGATATTGTAATTATAGATACAGCAGGACGTTTGCAAACAAAAGTAAACCTAATGAACGAGCTAACAAAAGTTCATAAAGTAATCAAAAAGCATATTCCTGATGCTCCACACGAAGTAATGTTAGTATTAGATGGAAGTACAGGACAAAATGCGTTTATGCAAGCAAAGGAATTTACAAAAGCAACTGAGGTTAGTTCTTTAGCCATCACAAAATTAGACGGAACAGCAAAAGGAGGCGTAGTAATTGGAATTTCTGACCAATTCAAAATTCCTGTAAAATATATTGGTGTAGGAGAAAAAGTAGAAGACCTTCAAATTTTTAATAAAAAAGAATTTGTAGAATCGTTTTTTACAAGAGGATAA
- a CDS encoding RNA pseudouridine synthase → MKRYKLSDLVIFENDDYLIVDKPPFLSSLDERLGNAMNLLQIVRAELPEAKLGHRLDKETSGAVAIAKHFEAYRHLSIQFQERQVEKVYHAVAVGVHDFQEEAVEVPLHKMKNGLSAVNYRQGKHSLTFFTTLEAFRHYTLLECRPITGRLHQIRVHAQTKGAPLVADKAYGGKDLFLSEIKKKKFNLKKWEEELPLMQRVALHAKELSFKGMNGETIKAVTEYPKDLRALLRQLGKFDM, encoded by the coding sequence ATGAAACGCTATAAACTTTCTGACCTTGTTATTTTTGAAAACGACGATTATTTAATTGTTGATAAACCTCCTTTTTTGTCTTCTTTAGATGAACGCTTGGGCAATGCGATGAATCTTTTACAGATTGTCAGAGCAGAGCTTCCAGAAGCAAAACTAGGACATCGTTTGGACAAAGAAACAAGTGGAGCTGTTGCGATAGCAAAACATTTTGAAGCCTATCGTCATCTTTCTATTCAGTTTCAAGAACGTCAAGTTGAAAAAGTATATCATGCTGTTGCTGTGGGTGTTCATGACTTTCAAGAGGAGGCTGTTGAAGTTCCTTTACACAAAATGAAAAATGGACTTTCGGCTGTTAATTACAGACAGGGCAAACACTCACTTACCTTTTTTACTACTTTAGAGGCTTTTCGTCATTATACACTTTTGGAGTGCCGTCCAATTACTGGGCGTTTACATCAAATTCGTGTTCACGCACAAACTAAAGGTGCGCCTCTAGTAGCTGATAAAGCATATGGAGGAAAGGATTTATTTTTATCAGAAATAAAGAAGAAAAAATTTAACCTCAAAAAGTGGGAAGAAGAATTACCTCTCATGCAACGTGTAGCTCTTCACGCAAAAGAACTTTCTTTTAAAGGAATGAATGGAGAGACTATCAAAGCAGTAACTGAATATCCAAAAGATTTGAGAGCTTTATTACGACAACTGGGAAAATTTGATATGTAG
- a CDS encoding ATP-binding protein, with product MLIKSNSDLDTKKGKGIFDKLMNALKRSLVSSRAVAIILSLLVSSVTSAFLSLTPSVNSVALSVCFLVCFSSSFILIYIAFEFLIFKEINNVYSKLSKIKKKDFKFVPPSSDLLPSANPIRRVNQEITAYAGQKQKEIDELRRMEVFRREFIADVSHELKTPIFSAQGFILTLIDGAVDDVNVRDSFLAKAARSLKALAALVEDLLTLSQIESGDITMRQEEYDMQEQVLEVFEQLENKAERRGVTLKLVSQYEEGIYVYADYNRIRQVLINLIINAIKYGKEGGTVKVTLTQTTKNLKISIKDDGNGIEPEHLVRIFERFYRIEKSRSKQEGGTGLGLAIVKHIIEKHNSKISVKSKVGEGTQFTFKLQRTEVVEEEE from the coding sequence ATGCTCATAAAAAGTAATTCTGATTTGGACACAAAAAAAGGGAAAGGTATTTTTGATAAGCTTATGAATGCTCTCAAGCGTTCGTTAGTAAGCTCAAGAGCTGTGGCTATTATACTCTCTCTATTAGTAAGTAGTGTAACGAGTGCTTTTTTGTCATTGACTCCTAGTGTTAATTCGGTGGCTTTATCTGTCTGTTTTTTAGTCTGTTTTTCATCTTCTTTTATTTTAATTTATATTGCTTTTGAATTTCTTATTTTCAAAGAAATAAATAATGTTTATAGCAAGTTATCTAAAATAAAGAAAAAAGATTTCAAATTTGTTCCTCCTTCTTCCGACCTTCTTCCCTCTGCAAATCCTATAAGAAGAGTAAATCAAGAAATTACGGCGTATGCAGGACAAAAACAAAAAGAAATAGATGAGCTTCGTAGAATGGAAGTATTTCGAAGAGAATTTATTGCAGATGTTTCGCACGAACTCAAAACGCCTATTTTCTCAGCACAAGGATTTATTCTTACACTTATTGATGGTGCAGTAGATGATGTAAATGTGCGTGATTCATTTTTAGCAAAGGCTGCACGAAGTTTGAAGGCATTAGCTGCTTTAGTAGAGGATTTACTGACACTTTCTCAAATAGAATCAGGGGATATTACGATGCGCCAAGAAGAATATGATATGCAAGAGCAAGTTTTGGAAGTCTTCGAACAGCTTGAAAATAAAGCAGAAAGACGTGGAGTTACACTAAAACTAGTTAGTCAGTACGAAGAAGGTATTTATGTATATGCTGATTATAATCGTATTAGACAGGTTTTGATAAATTTGATTATTAATGCTATTAAATATGGAAAAGAAGGTGGAACAGTAAAAGTTACACTTACTCAAACAACAAAAAACCTCAAAATATCTATCAAAGACGATGGAAATGGAATTGAACCAGAACACCTAGTACGTATTTTTGAACGTTTTTATAGAATAGAAAAAAGTCGTTCGAAACAAGAAGGAGGAACAGGTTTAGGACTTGCTATTGTAAAACATATTATTGAAAAACATAATTCTAAAATTAGCGTCAAAAGTAAGGTCGGAGAAGGAACACAGTTTACTTTTAAATTACAACGTACTGAAGTAGTAGAAGAGGAGGAATAA
- a CDS encoding response regulator transcription factor, with amino-acid sequence MQNNNRVLVVDDEPDILDLLKYNLEREGYEVEIASNGEEAIKKAEFFKPELILLDIMMPKMDGVETCRQLREMSDMKDSYVIFLTARAEEYSEVAAFDVGADDYLNKPIKPRALMSRINALFRREFKKQQTQTHEVIEISDLYIDKTSYTLQKDGEHIALPKKEFELIYFLAQSPNKVYNREDLLKNIWGQDVYVLARTVDVHIRRIREKIGDSYIKTVKGVGYKFMLPDEM; translated from the coding sequence ATGCAGAATAACAACCGTGTACTTGTCGTAGATGATGAACCTGATATTTTGGATTTGCTCAAATACAATTTGGAACGTGAAGGATATGAAGTAGAAATTGCTTCTAATGGCGAAGAAGCGATAAAAAAAGCAGAGTTTTTTAAGCCTGAACTTATTCTTTTAGATATTATGATGCCCAAAATGGATGGTGTCGAAACGTGTCGTCAGCTTCGGGAAATGTCTGATATGAAAGACTCATACGTTATTTTCTTGACAGCTCGTGCCGAAGAATATTCAGAGGTTGCAGCTTTCGATGTTGGTGCAGATGATTATCTGAACAAGCCCATCAAGCCTCGTGCGCTCATGAGCCGTATCAATGCCCTTTTCCGTAGAGAGTTTAAGAAGCAGCAAACACAAACGCATGAAGTTATCGAAATTTCGGATTTGTATATCGATAAAACAAGTTATACTTTACAAAAAGATGGTGAACATATTGCTCTTCCTAAAAAAGAATTCGAGTTGATTTACTTTTTGGCTCAAAGCCCAAATAAAGTATATAACCGTGAAGATTTATTGAAGAATATTTGGGGACAAGATGTATATGTTTTGGCTCGTACGGTTGATGTTCATATTCGTAGAATCAGAGAAAAAATTGGGGATAGTTATATCAAGACTGTAAAGGGAGTTGGGTATAAATTTATGTTGCCTGATGAAATGTAG
- a CDS encoding helix-turn-helix transcriptional regulator, whose protein sequence is MRFIPTPLETHLKIAYLRKEKKLSQTEIAELLGMSQNAYGRIERGETKLTIDRVKEIATILKVPYNDLITDSKDEVTEMYQDISEQHEREKEVIENELKEKNKYVKKLESIIEDKEMIISLLQDKVRSLEKQIKE, encoded by the coding sequence ATTGCTTATTTACGAAAGGAAAAAAAGCTATCACAAACTGAAATAGCTGAACTTTTGGGAATGAGTCAAAATGCCTATGGACGCATAGAACGAGGCGAAACTAAACTTACTATTGATAGAGTAAAAGAAATAGCTACAATACTAAAAGTGCCTTACAATGATTTAATAACAGATAGTAAAGATGAAGTTACAGAAATGTATCAAGATATTTCGGAGCAACACGAAAGAGAAAAGGAAGTAATAGAAAATGAATTGAAGGAAAAAAACAAGTACGTAAAAAAGTTAGAAAGTATCATTGAAGATAAGGAAATGATAATCTCACTTTTACAAGACAAAGTCAGAAGTTTAGAAAAACAGATAAAGGAATAA